From the Perca flavescens isolate YP-PL-M2 chromosome 21, PFLA_1.0, whole genome shotgun sequence genome, one window contains:
- the LOC114548536 gene encoding stonustoxin subunit alpha, producing MASDNMNIAALGRPFTLGMLYDARRDELIPGLTLWDDKTLQGKITEDYSQRTSAFEISASDSTKSKCNLLDVEASLKASFLGGLIEVGGSANYLNDQKKFHNQSRVTCQYKTTTNFKQLMIEQLTMETQQMDVIKKSSASHVVTGILYGTNAFFVFDSEKLEASSVQDIQGSMHAVMKKIPLIDIEGQAKLKLTDEEKALTQKFSCKFYGDLILESNPATFEDAVKAYKQLPKLLGEKGEKAVPVKVWLMPLKNFHYEAAEVKKEISHGVVGKAEYSLEQLREMGMRCNDSLEDKVVEQFPVIREELSTFQTLCGNYATKLKQALKEKLPSIREGKEDESSLKQLFEDRDKSPFSQEKLTKWLDRKEREINIIRSCVDIMEGIKIVPNQSELDRQVLDPGVEDALCFVFTSVEKGDTDLDVMADHVDFPKLGSTNEDPWYYSDEVFTKMREKAKAFHQFAKAQKNNSRFHFFIAVIANKNYTGATIYHYKNGNLVSEDFSNLELPPVENITDRRQLIWYACDLNLDANTVNGWLTLSEGNKKATRGARQSYPDHPEWFANTQVLCKESLSGKHYWEFEWNDCSDESINVAVAYSEIDGEFGGHTISWTFYKYADSRSGEHSLRAKHNDQEVWNSPLLSDGCNRVGVYLDWPAGTLSFYRVSSNTLRHLYTFHTKFTEPVYPGFGIYSTSNYVHLHPVK from the exons ATGGCCTCAGATAACATGAACATTGCTGCCTTGGGTCGACCTTTCACCCTGGGAATGCTCTATGATGCTCGGAGAGATGAACTGATCCCAG GTTTGACATTGTGGGATGATAAAACTCTACAAGGGAAGATAACTGAAGATTACTCTCAGCGCACCAGTGCATTTGAAATTTCTGCATCTGACTCCACTAAATCCAAGTGCAATCTGCTGGATGTTGAAGCTTCTCTGAAGGCCAGTTTCCTGGGTGGATTGATTGAAGTCGGAGGATCTGCCAACTATCTGAATGATCAGAAGAAATTCCACAATCAGAGCAGAGTGACGTGTCAGTACAAAACTACCACCAACTTCAAGCAGTTAATGATTGAACAACTAACTATGGAAACCCAACAGATGGATGTCATTAAGAAGAGCTCAGCATCACATGTAGTCACAGGCATCCTTTATGGGACaaatgctttctttgtgtttgacaGTGAGAAGTTAGAGGCCAGCAGTGTTCAGGACATCCAGGGCAGCATGCACGCTGTGATGAAGAAGATCCCTCTAATTGATATTGAGGGGCAAGCTAAGCTCAAGCTGACTGATGAAGAAAAAGCCCTGACACAGAAATTCTCCTGCAAATTCTACGGAGACTTAATTCTTGAAAGCAACCCTGCAACATTTGAAGATGCAGTGAAGGCCTACAAACAACTCCCCAAGCTACtgggagaaaaaggagagaaggCTGTTCCTGTGAAGGTCTGGCTGATGCCGCTGAAGAATTTTCACTATGAAGCTGCTGAGGTGAAGAAAGAGATCAGCCATGGAGTAGTTGGGAAGGCGGAGTATAGTCTAGAACAATTAAGGGAAATGGGAATGAGATGCAACGATTCTCTGGAAgacaaagtggtggagcagtTTCCTGTGATTCGAGAAGAGTTGAGCACTTTCCAAACATTGTGTGGTAATTATGCAACTAAACTCAAGCAGGCCTTAAAggagaaacttccctccatCCGTGAAGGAAAAGAAGATGAGAGCTCACTGAAACAACTCTTTGAAGACAGAGACAAGTCACCATTCAGTCAGGAAAAACTAACCAAGTGGCTGGAtcgtaaagagagagaaatcaaCATCATCAGATCCTGTGTAGATATCATGGAGGGAATAAAGATCGTCCCAAATCAGTCAGAGCTGGACAGACAGGTTCTTGATCCAGGTGTAGAAGATGCTCTGTGCTTTGTTTTCACTTCAGTGGAAAAGGGTGATACCGACCTTGATGTGATGGCCGACCACGTGGATTTCCCTAAATTAGGAAGTACCAATGAAGATCCATGGTACTACTCAGATGAAGTTTTCAccaaaatgagagaaaaagcCAAAGCTTTCCATCAATTTGCCAAAGCACAGAAGAACAACAGTCGATTCCATTTCTTCATAGCAGTCATTGCAAACAAGAACTACACAGGAGCAACCATCTACCATTACAAGAATGGCAATCTGGTCAGTGAAGATTTTTCAAACCTTGAACTCCCTCCTGTGGAGAACATCACAGACAGAAGACAACTGATCTGGT ATGCCTGTGATCTCAACCTGGATGCAAACACTGTGAACGGCTGGCTCACTCTGTCTGAGGGAAACAAGAAGGCAACTCGTGGAGCACGGCAGTCATATCCTGATCACCCAGAGTGGTTTGCAAATACTCAGGTGTTGTGTAAAGAGAGCTTATCTGGGAAACATTACTGGGAGTTTGAGTGGAATGATTGTTCTGACGAATCTATTAATGTTGCCGTTGCATACAGTGAAATTGATGGTGAATTTGGAGGACATACCATATCGTGGACCTTTTACAAATATGCTGATTCTAGAAGTGGGGAACACTCACTTAGGGCAAAGCATAATGATCAGGAAGTGTGGAACagtcctcttctctctgatggCTGTAACAGAG